ATCTTCCAGCCGGATGTCCGTTCGCAAACAGATGTCCGAAGAAGATAAAAGAATGCGACACGACGCGGCCGCGGCTTGCCGAAACAGACGGAAGGCTGGTCGCCTGCCACCT
This genomic interval from Cloacibacillus sp. contains the following:
- a CDS encoding ABC transporter ATP-binding protein, coding for DQSRLCEPLQGDVPSPINLPAGCPFANRCPKKIKECDTTRPRLAETDGRLVACHLYCR